A stretch of Natronococcus sp. CG52 DNA encodes these proteins:
- a CDS encoding DUF5796 family protein, with product MSQRNNVAPSTIGVDLVEGGVVVEYLDGRDVFYHGPPEPVEGAVKTPPGKEVHVLVTDPDGLEGVMTYVNDRNTHDDILESTGVGRVMLEGDDEEVLFPGVTVSTTAYSIRVEADLSVVDGRVFVFAEDEMSEHAYELVEEAN from the coding sequence ATGAGCCAACGCAACAACGTCGCACCCAGCACGATCGGCGTCGACCTCGTGGAGGGTGGCGTCGTCGTCGAGTACCTCGACGGCCGGGACGTCTTCTACCACGGCCCGCCGGAACCCGTCGAGGGCGCCGTGAAGACCCCGCCCGGGAAGGAGGTCCACGTGCTCGTCACCGACCCCGACGGCCTCGAAGGCGTCATGACCTACGTCAACGACCGGAACACCCACGACGACATCCTCGAGTCGACCGGCGTCGGCCGCGTGATGCTCGAGGGAGACGACGAGGAGGTGCTGTTTCCGGGCGTGACCGTCTCCACGACGGCGTACTCGATCCGCGTCGAGGCCGACCTGTCGGTCGTCGACGGTCGCGTCTTCGTCTTCGCGGAGGACGAGATGAGCGAGCACGCCTACGAACTCGTCGAGGAGGCGAACTGA
- a CDS encoding DEAD/DEAH box helicase — protein MTEGDVAAFTHLGTTVRGALSERGFSTPTAPQRLAIPPLSAGENTLVIAPTGSGKTETAMLPVFDHLVDEQPDGFGALYVTPLRALNRDMRQRLEWWGEYLDLEVAVRHGDTTQYQRGKQAENPPDVLVTTPETLQAMLTGERLREGLEDVSHVVIDEVHELAASKRGAQLSVGLERLHDLAGGMQRIGLSATVGDPEAVGQFLTGGRACEIREIDVGSNVDVTVRSPESTEEDEELAGKLVTDASTASHVRLIRDLVAAHESTLVFVNTRQTAEALGSRFTELDLPIGIHHGSLSKEARIDVEDRFKAGELEGLLCTSSMELGIDVGRVDHVIQYQSPRQVARLLQRIGRAGHRQDEVSSGTIVTTRPDDTFEALAIARRARDGEVEPATIHEGSLDVVANQLPAIVQSRGATPVREAVETITRAYPFRDVTAETIREIVGELHRNRILWSDEADDRVETTGGTWQYVYANLSMIPDEETYEVHDIASGSQIGTLDEQFVVNFAQPGEVFIQRGEMWRIAEIDDDEGKVKVSPIEDPAGEVPSWIGQEIPVPAAVAGEVGEIRGVAEPQLSAGIDAAAVGREVAGRYPADEHTLTEACSQLEDQLDAEAPMPTADRLLLERQGRSIVLNACFGHKTNETLGRVLSALLGQQAGSSVGLETDPYRIELEVPNSIATSDVLGILEETDPDHVETIVELGLKGSDALAFRLAQVSAKFGTLKRWQGSGRMSNERLLSALEETPMYDEAIREVFHEDLDVERASRVLEGIQSGDLELITHRGRTPVGMGGRSSGKELLAPENADASVIETVKERIRDDRVILLCTHCHEWKVKTKVRRVADQPECPECGSTRIASLNPWADEVVKAVRAEEKDEEQEEMTERAFKSASLVQSHGKQAVVAMAARGVGPHNAALIISKLRENEEDFYRDILSKEREYARTQSFWD, from the coding sequence ATGACTGAGGGAGACGTCGCCGCCTTTACACACCTCGGTACGACGGTTCGCGGGGCGCTTTCCGAACGCGGTTTCTCGACGCCGACGGCACCGCAGAGACTCGCGATTCCGCCGCTGTCGGCCGGCGAGAACACGCTCGTGATCGCGCCGACCGGGAGTGGCAAGACCGAGACGGCGATGTTACCCGTCTTCGACCACCTGGTGGACGAGCAGCCGGACGGTTTCGGCGCGCTCTACGTCACTCCGCTGCGGGCGCTCAACCGCGACATGCGCCAACGCCTCGAGTGGTGGGGCGAGTACCTGGACCTCGAGGTCGCCGTCCGCCACGGCGATACGACCCAGTACCAGCGGGGAAAACAGGCCGAGAATCCGCCGGACGTCCTCGTGACGACGCCGGAGACGCTGCAGGCGATGCTCACCGGCGAACGCCTTCGGGAGGGCCTCGAGGACGTCTCCCACGTCGTGATCGACGAGGTCCACGAACTCGCGGCCTCGAAGCGGGGGGCACAGCTCTCCGTCGGACTCGAGCGCCTCCACGACCTCGCCGGCGGGATGCAGCGCATCGGGCTCTCGGCGACCGTCGGCGACCCCGAGGCCGTCGGTCAGTTTCTCACCGGCGGCCGCGCCTGCGAAATTCGCGAGATCGACGTCGGCAGCAACGTCGACGTCACCGTCCGCAGCCCGGAGAGTACCGAGGAGGACGAGGAGCTCGCCGGCAAACTCGTCACCGACGCCTCGACGGCGAGTCACGTCCGGCTGATCCGCGACCTCGTCGCGGCCCACGAGTCGACGCTCGTCTTCGTCAACACTCGACAGACCGCCGAGGCCCTCGGCTCGCGATTCACCGAACTCGACCTGCCGATCGGAATCCACCACGGCTCGCTCTCGAAGGAGGCCCGGATCGACGTCGAGGACCGGTTCAAGGCCGGCGAACTCGAGGGGCTGCTCTGCACCTCCTCGATGGAACTGGGCATCGACGTCGGCCGCGTCGACCACGTGATCCAGTACCAGAGTCCCCGGCAGGTCGCCCGCCTTCTCCAGCGGATCGGACGCGCTGGCCACCGTCAGGACGAGGTCTCGAGCGGCACGATCGTCACGACCCGCCCGGACGACACGTTCGAGGCGCTCGCGATCGCGCGCCGCGCTCGAGACGGCGAGGTCGAGCCCGCGACGATCCACGAGGGAAGTCTCGACGTGGTCGCGAATCAGCTCCCGGCGATCGTCCAGAGCCGCGGCGCGACCCCCGTCCGCGAGGCCGTCGAGACGATCACGCGTGCGTACCCGTTCAGAGACGTCACCGCGGAGACGATTCGGGAGATAGTCGGGGAACTGCACCGCAACCGGATCCTCTGGTCCGACGAGGCCGACGACCGCGTCGAAACGACGGGCGGAACCTGGCAGTACGTCTACGCGAACCTCTCGATGATCCCCGACGAGGAGACCTACGAGGTCCACGACATCGCCTCGGGCTCCCAAATCGGGACCCTGGACGAGCAGTTCGTCGTCAACTTCGCCCAGCCGGGCGAGGTGTTCATCCAGCGCGGCGAGATGTGGCGCATCGCCGAGATCGACGACGACGAGGGGAAGGTGAAGGTCAGCCCGATCGAGGACCCAGCGGGCGAGGTCCCGTCCTGGATCGGCCAGGAGATCCCCGTTCCCGCCGCGGTCGCCGGCGAGGTCGGCGAGATTCGGGGAGTAGCGGAGCCGCAGCTGTCGGCCGGAATCGACGCCGCCGCGGTCGGCCGCGAGGTCGCGGGCCGCTATCCGGCGGACGAGCACACCCTCACCGAGGCCTGCTCGCAGCTCGAGGACCAGCTCGACGCCGAGGCGCCGATGCCGACGGCCGACCGGCTCCTCCTCGAGCGCCAGGGCCGATCGATCGTCCTCAACGCCTGCTTCGGTCACAAGACGAACGAGACGCTCGGCCGGGTCCTGTCCGCACTCCTCGGCCAGCAGGCCGGGTCGTCGGTCGGTCTCGAGACGGACCCCTACCGGATCGAACTCGAGGTGCCGAACTCGATCGCGACGAGCGACGTGCTGGGAATCCTCGAAGAGACCGATCCGGACCACGTCGAGACCATCGTCGAACTCGGACTCAAGGGATCGGACGCGCTCGCCTTCCGGCTCGCACAGGTGTCCGCGAAGTTCGGCACGCTCAAGCGCTGGCAGGGGTCGGGTCGGATGTCGAACGAGCGCCTGCTCTCGGCGCTCGAGGAGACCCCGATGTACGACGAGGCGATCCGCGAGGTGTTCCACGAGGATCTGGACGTCGAACGCGCGAGCCGCGTCCTCGAAGGGATTCAGTCGGGCGATCTCGAACTGATTACTCACCGCGGCCGGACCCCCGTCGGGATGGGCGGCCGTTCGTCGGGCAAGGAGCTGCTGGCTCCCGAGAACGCGGACGCCAGCGTCATCGAGACGGTCAAAGAACGCATTCGAGACGACCGCGTCATTCTACTGTGTACCCACTGTCACGAGTGGAAGGTCAAAACGAAGGTACGACGCGTCGCCGACCAACCCGAGTGTCCGGAGTGCGGCTCGACCCGGATCGCCTCGCTGAACCCATGGGCCGACGAGGTCGTCAAAGCGGTCCGCGCCGAGGAGAAAGACGAGGAACAGGAGGAGATGACCGAGCGCGCCTTCAAGAGCGCGAGTCTCGTCCAGAGCCACGGCAAGCAGGCCGTCGTCGCGATGGCCGCCCGCGGCGTCGGCCCGCACAACGCAGCTCTAATCATCAGCAAGCTTCGGGAGAACGAGGAGGACTTCTACCGGGACATCCTCTCGAAGGAGCGCGAGTACGCCCGCACCCAGTCGTTCTGGGACTGA
- a CDS encoding protein sorting system archaetidylserine decarboxylase: protein MNFAPGAWKYAIVPLLAAPFALLYSVAVSVVALVVGVATLAFFRDPDRTPPPTGVVAPADGNVSVLREEGDRVRLGIFMNVWHVHVVRAPFSGTVADVEHVSGANRPAFSKESDRNERVHVEFETESPQLPDLVIEDGDETDSSDESSSAPTTAPATVTLIAGAFARRIFPYVEPGEELERGQRLGHIAFGSRVDLLFPPGVDIEDITVAKGDSMTAGETIVLEPSEESLLETGLEHESDDADAATGAS from the coding sequence ATGAACTTCGCTCCGGGGGCCTGGAAGTACGCCATCGTCCCACTGCTCGCCGCGCCGTTCGCGCTGCTCTACAGCGTCGCGGTCAGCGTCGTCGCGCTCGTCGTCGGGGTTGCAACGCTCGCCTTCTTCCGCGATCCGGACCGGACGCCGCCGCCGACCGGCGTCGTCGCGCCCGCCGACGGGAACGTCTCGGTCCTCCGCGAGGAGGGCGACCGCGTCCGCCTCGGGATCTTCATGAACGTCTGGCACGTCCACGTCGTCCGCGCACCGTTTTCGGGCACGGTCGCCGACGTCGAACACGTTTCCGGGGCGAATCGTCCCGCGTTCTCGAAGGAGTCGGACCGCAACGAACGCGTTCACGTCGAGTTCGAGACCGAGTCGCCACAGCTGCCGGATCTGGTGATCGAGGACGGCGACGAGACCGACTCGAGCGACGAATCCTCGTCCGCGCCGACGACGGCGCCGGCAACCGTCACCCTCATCGCCGGCGCGTTCGCCCGGCGCATCTTTCCCTACGTCGAACCCGGCGAGGAACTCGAGCGCGGCCAGCGACTCGGCCACATCGCCTTCGGGAGCCGCGTCGACCTGCTCTTCCCACCTGGCGTCGATATCGAGGACATCACCGTCGCAAAAGGTGATTCGATGACCGCAGGGGAGACGATCGTGCTCGAACCGTCCGAGGAATCGTTGCTCGAGACGGGGCTCGAGCACGAGTCCGACGACGCAGACGCCGCGACCGGGGCTTCGTAA
- a CDS encoding DUF7128 family protein: protein MVVQTERDDATWYECETCGLLFDEKSDATEHEKHCDGSDPSYIQ, encoded by the coding sequence ATGGTGGTCCAGACCGAACGGGACGACGCCACCTGGTACGAGTGCGAAACCTGTGGCCTCCTCTTCGACGAGAAGTCCGACGCCACGGAGCACGAGAAACACTGCGACGGAAGCGATCCGTCCTACATTCAGTGA
- a CDS encoding metallophosphoesterase produces MGPDAHRPAAVEPVPGEPAAVATSGDERALLIADYHAGYEAGLRYERGVDVPSRAPDRRDRLLALLERTESDRLVVLGDLMHSIGDPGGAERGELEVLFESASPTLDVTVVKGNHDGGIEDWLEDATILPGAGTVLGSVGVCHGHTWPSPAALESEVLCLGHEHPCVRLEDEVGGSRVEQVWLRGRLDPAPFRERPEYAGVSWLEADETPPRLVVLPAFNGLVGGTWVNVPGQSFLSPFLPEGLANGEAYLLDGTRLGPYDAI; encoded by the coding sequence ATGGGACCCGACGCGCATCGCCCGGCGGCCGTCGAACCCGTCCCCGGCGAACCGGCCGCGGTCGCGACCTCCGGGGACGAGCGCGCGCTGTTGATCGCGGACTACCACGCCGGCTACGAGGCCGGCCTGCGCTACGAGCGCGGCGTCGACGTCCCCAGCCGCGCCCCCGATCGCCGCGACAGACTGCTCGCGCTGCTCGAGCGCACCGAGTCCGATCGGCTGGTCGTCCTCGGCGATCTCATGCACTCGATCGGCGATCCCGGCGGCGCCGAGCGCGGCGAACTCGAGGTGCTGTTCGAGTCGGCTTCGCCGACGCTCGACGTCACCGTCGTCAAGGGGAACCACGACGGCGGCATCGAGGACTGGCTCGAGGACGCGACGATCCTTCCCGGCGCCGGAACCGTGCTCGGTTCGGTCGGCGTCTGTCACGGCCACACCTGGCCGTCGCCGGCGGCGCTCGAGAGCGAGGTGCTCTGTCTCGGACACGAACACCCCTGCGTCCGTCTCGAAGACGAGGTCGGCGGCAGCCGGGTCGAACAGGTCTGGCTTCGGGGACGGCTCGATCCGGCTCCGTTTCGCGAGCGTCCCGAGTACGCGGGCGTCTCGTGGCTCGAGGCCGACGAAACGCCGCCGCGGCTGGTCGTGCTGCCGGCGTTCAACGGACTCGTCGGCGGGACGTGGGTGAACGTTCCGGGGCAGTCGTTTCTCTCGCCGTTTCTCCCGGAAGGGCTCGCGAACGGGGAGGCGTACCTGCTCGACGGCACTCGGCTCGGCCCCTACGACGCGATCTGA
- a CDS encoding phage terminase large subunit family protein: MTPPTSRDHEKPERRKAMFYCWECDHADPIEGDWIRDGRGQSVAYVCPDCNTVIAERPKDDDSGRGPRPTAAWSRVVRTSVSVWRASFGAGMAAVTATTRDRSDDY; this comes from the coding sequence ATGACTCCGCCCACCAGTCGCGACCACGAGAAGCCCGAGCGACGGAAAGCGATGTTCTACTGCTGGGAATGCGACCACGCGGACCCTATCGAGGGAGACTGGATTCGCGACGGACGGGGCCAATCCGTCGCGTACGTCTGTCCCGATTGTAACACCGTCATCGCCGAGCGTCCGAAAGACGACGATTCCGGAAGGGGGCCGCGACCCACCGCCGCGTGGAGTCGAGTCGTCCGAACGTCCGTCTCCGTCTGGCGAGCGAGCTTCGGTGCCGGAATGGCGGCCGTAACGGCGACGACTCGAGATCGGTCGGACGACTACTGA
- the glnA gene encoding type I glutamate--ammonia ligase, whose product MSDGNLTTAEQEVLDQIEAKDVDFLRLQFTDILGTVKNVSVPARQAEKAFTEGIYFDGSSIEGFVRIQESDMRLKPDPETFAVLPWRTNGESAAARMICDVINTSTGEPFEGDPRYVLKQALERAKEMGYTVNAAPEPEFFLFEEDEEGHATTETNDHGGYFDLAPKDLASDVRRDIIYGLENMGFEVEASHHEVAEGQHEINFEYDDALTTADNVGTFRTVVRAIAAQHDYHATFMPKPIPEVNGSGMHTHLSLFTEDGENAFHDDDDEFDLSEEAHAFTAGILEHAPAITAIANPTVNSYKRLVPGYEAPVYVAWSDRNRSSLIRKPAARVPAASRVELRSPDPSCNPYLAIAAMIHAGLEGIERDLDCPDPVRENIYEFDQQKREEYGIETLPSNLGEAVDALEEDEVVYDALGEHIGEKFVEAKREEFEEYLIDVSQWELDRYLETF is encoded by the coding sequence ATGTCAGATGGGAACCTGACCACCGCAGAACAGGAGGTACTGGATCAGATCGAGGCGAAGGACGTCGACTTCCTTCGGCTGCAGTTTACGGACATTCTTGGGACGGTCAAGAACGTCTCCGTTCCGGCACGGCAGGCCGAGAAGGCGTTCACCGAGGGGATCTACTTCGACGGATCGTCGATCGAAGGGTTCGTGCGTATTCAGGAGTCGGACATGCGTCTCAAGCCCGACCCCGAGACGTTCGCCGTCCTTCCGTGGCGGACCAACGGCGAGAGCGCCGCCGCCCGGATGATCTGCGACGTGATCAACACCTCGACGGGCGAGCCGTTCGAGGGCGACCCGCGCTACGTGCTGAAACAGGCCTTAGAGCGCGCCAAGGAGATGGGCTACACGGTCAACGCCGCGCCCGAACCCGAGTTCTTCCTGTTCGAGGAGGACGAAGAGGGTCACGCGACGACCGAGACCAACGACCACGGCGGCTACTTCGACCTCGCGCCCAAGGACCTCGCGAGCGACGTTCGCCGCGACATCATCTACGGCCTCGAGAACATGGGCTTCGAGGTCGAGGCGAGCCACCACGAGGTCGCCGAGGGTCAACACGAGATCAACTTCGAGTACGACGACGCCCTGACGACCGCCGACAACGTCGGCACCTTCCGCACCGTCGTCCGAGCGATCGCCGCCCAGCACGACTACCACGCGACGTTCATGCCCAAACCCATCCCGGAGGTCAACGGCTCGGGCATGCACACCCACCTCTCGCTGTTCACCGAGGACGGCGAGAACGCCTTCCACGACGACGACGACGAGTTCGACCTGAGCGAGGAAGCCCACGCCTTCACCGCCGGCATCCTCGAGCACGCCCCGGCGATCACCGCCATCGCCAACCCCACCGTGAACAGCTACAAGCGCCTCGTCCCCGGCTACGAGGCGCCCGTCTACGTCGCCTGGTCCGACCGCAACCGCTCGTCGTTGATCCGCAAACCCGCCGCCCGCGTTCCCGCAGCCTCGCGGGTCGAACTGCGCTCGCCCGACCCCTCCTGTAACCCGTATCTCGCGATCGCCGCGATGATTCACGCGGGTCTCGAGGGGATCGAGCGGGATCTCGACTGTCCGGATCCCGTCCGGGAGAACATCTACGAGTTCGATCAGCAGAAACGCGAGGAGTACGGCATCGAGACGCTCCCCTCGAACCTCGGCGAGGCCGTCGACGCCCTCGAGGAGGACGAGGTCGTCTACGACGCGCTGGGCGAACACATCGGCGAGAAGTTCGTCGAGGCCAAACGCGAGGAGTTCGAGGAGTACCTGATCGACGTCTCCCAGTGGGAACTCGACCGCTACCTCGAGACGTTCTAG
- a CDS encoding AAA family ATPase, whose protein sequence is MSGSDANGVRLSVRAAEKRDAGRGVARIPEQARRQLGVLSGDTVVIEGMKATVAKMWPADPSVPETVVQIDGDTRANAGVHVGDTVAVRSKDTSTIGEAERVTLAPPASLAASEQQIAERDAAQKLRNRPVRSGEQIRIEGVSQDPFTVVDTTPDGDVRITSTTTVRIAGPGTATDDGSSNQSSSTDTGAAGSTDSEAVVEPEQTVGPTYEDIGGLDEELEQVREMIELPLSEPELFRRLGVEPPSGVLLYGPPGTGKTLIARAVANEVDASFETISGPEIMSKYKGESEEQLREVFDRARENAPTIIFFDEIDSIAGARGDDSDAENRIVGQLLTLMDGLDARGEVIVIGATNRVDVIDPALRRGGRFDREIQVGVPDESGRKEILEVHTRGMPLADDVSVETIARRTHGFVGADLDAVASEAAMAAIRERPTDADDREEWNREPKVTKSHFDTALASVEPSAMREYVAESPEIDFTDVGGLEDAKATLRESVEWPLTYDRLFEETNTDPPSGVLLYGPPGSGKTLLARALAGETDVNFVRVDGPEIIDRYVGESEKAIRKVFERARQAAPSIVFFDEIDAITAARGEGHEVTERVVSQLLTELDGMRENPNLVVLAATNRKDQIDPALLRPGRLDTHVLVGEPDREAREKILEVHAGDKPLAEDVDLDELADELEGYTGADLEALVRTASMKAIREVADAYEPDEANERADEVVIERRHLEAAREETNASG, encoded by the coding sequence ATGAGTGGGTCGGATGCGAACGGCGTTCGCCTGTCGGTTCGAGCCGCGGAGAAGCGCGACGCGGGTCGCGGCGTCGCGCGAATCCCGGAGCAGGCACGGCGACAACTGGGCGTGTTGAGCGGCGATACCGTCGTGATCGAGGGGATGAAGGCGACCGTGGCGAAGATGTGGCCGGCCGATCCGTCGGTCCCGGAAACCGTCGTCCAGATCGACGGGGACACCCGCGCGAACGCCGGCGTCCACGTCGGCGACACGGTTGCCGTCAGATCCAAGGACACCTCGACTATCGGGGAGGCAGAGCGGGTCACGCTCGCACCGCCCGCGTCGCTCGCCGCGAGCGAACAGCAGATCGCCGAGCGCGACGCCGCCCAGAAACTCCGGAACAGACCGGTCCGATCGGGTGAGCAGATCCGGATCGAGGGCGTCAGCCAGGACCCGTTCACCGTCGTCGACACCACCCCGGACGGCGACGTGCGGATCACCAGTACGACGACGGTCCGGATCGCGGGCCCCGGGACCGCGACCGACGACGGCTCGAGTAACCAGTCCTCCAGTACTGACACCGGTGCTGCCGGGAGCACCGATTCGGAAGCCGTCGTCGAACCCGAACAGACTGTCGGCCCGACCTACGAGGACATCGGCGGGCTGGACGAGGAACTCGAGCAGGTCCGCGAGATGATCGAACTGCCGCTGTCGGAGCCCGAACTGTTCCGACGACTCGGCGTCGAGCCCCCTTCCGGAGTGCTGCTGTACGGGCCACCCGGCACCGGAAAGACGCTGATCGCCCGCGCCGTCGCGAACGAGGTCGATGCCTCCTTCGAGACGATCTCCGGCCCGGAGATCATGTCGAAGTACAAGGGCGAGTCCGAGGAGCAGCTTCGCGAGGTGTTCGACCGGGCGCGCGAGAACGCGCCGACGATCATTTTCTTCGACGAGATCGACTCCATCGCCGGCGCTCGCGGCGACGACAGCGACGCCGAGAACCGCATCGTCGGCCAGCTACTGACGCTGATGGACGGCCTCGACGCCAGGGGAGAGGTGATCGTCATCGGCGCGACCAACCGGGTCGACGTCATCGACCCCGCGCTGCGCCGCGGCGGCCGATTCGACCGCGAGATCCAGGTCGGCGTCCCCGACGAGTCGGGGCGCAAGGAGATCCTCGAGGTCCACACCCGCGGGATGCCTCTCGCCGACGACGTCAGCGTCGAGACCATCGCCCGACGAACCCACGGTTTCGTCGGGGCGGACCTCGACGCCGTCGCGAGCGAGGCCGCGATGGCCGCGATCCGGGAGCGGCCGACCGACGCCGACGACCGCGAGGAGTGGAACCGCGAACCGAAGGTCACCAAATCCCACTTCGACACCGCGCTCGCGTCGGTCGAGCCCTCCGCGATGCGCGAGTACGTCGCGGAGTCGCCGGAGATCGACTTCACGGACGTCGGCGGCCTCGAGGACGCGAAGGCGACGCTCCGCGAATCGGTCGAGTGGCCGCTCACCTACGATCGACTCTTCGAGGAGACGAACACCGATCCGCCGTCAGGCGTCCTGCTGTACGGTCCGCCAGGGTCGGGGAAGACGCTGCTCGCCCGCGCACTCGCCGGCGAGACGGACGTCAACTTCGTTCGCGTCGACGGACCCGAGATCATCGACCGCTACGTCGGCGAATCGGAGAAGGCGATCCGCAAGGTGTTCGAGCGCGCCCGGCAGGCCGCACCGTCGATCGTCTTCTTCGACGAAATCGACGCTATCACGGCCGCCCGCGGCGAGGGCCACGAGGTCACCGAGCGCGTCGTCTCGCAGTTGCTAACCGAACTCGACGGCATGCGGGAGAACCCGAACCTCGTCGTGCTGGCCGCGACGAACCGCAAGGACCAGATCGACCCCGCGCTGCTTCGACCCGGGCGCCTCGACACCCACGTCCTCGTCGGGGAACCCGACCGCGAGGCCCGGGAGAAGATCCTCGAGGTCCACGCCGGCGACAAACCCCTCGCCGAGGACGTCGATCTCGACGAACTGGCGGACGAACTCGAGGGGTACACCGGCGCCGACCTCGAGGCGCTCGTCCGGACGGCCTCGATGAAAGCGATCCGCGAGGTCGCGGACGCCTACGAGCCCGACGAAGCCAACGAGCGGGCCGACGAGGTCGTCATCGAGCGACGACACCTCGAGGCGGCGCGCGAGGAGACGAACGCGTCCGGCTGA
- a CDS encoding DUF7508 domain-containing protein — MPLQKPWRDLDRDAVARAPDRPGVYELGDGSGTVLSVDHGVLRDELKTALAYGDGERVRWTETHTLDQARELAADHRDRFE; from the coding sequence ATGCCGCTGCAAAAGCCGTGGCGCGACCTCGATCGGGACGCCGTCGCCCGCGCACCCGATCGCCCCGGCGTCTACGAACTCGGCGACGGCTCGGGGACGGTTCTGTCGGTCGACCACGGGGTGTTGCGCGACGAACTCAAGACGGCGCTAGCCTACGGGGACGGCGAGCGCGTTCGCTGGACGGAGACGCACACCCTGGACCAGGCTCGAGAACTCGCGGCCGACCACCGCGACCGGTTCGAGTAG
- a CDS encoding helix-turn-helix domain-containing protein yields the protein MTDNRAEWMEPVDDEILELLQDEDIFMPDQIAEEIEPRVPHVAYRCRELVDHGLVTKHATGMYDINERGERYLAGDLDPDDLESDDA from the coding sequence ATGACCGACAACCGCGCCGAATGGATGGAGCCCGTGGACGACGAAATTCTCGAGTTGCTGCAGGACGAGGATATCTTCATGCCTGATCAGATCGCCGAGGAGATCGAGCCCCGCGTCCCGCACGTGGCCTACCGGTGTCGCGAACTCGTCGATCACGGTCTCGTGACGAAACACGCGACCGGAATGTACGACATCAACGAGCGGGGCGAGCGGTACCTCGCGGGCGACCTCGATCCGGACGACCTCGAATCCGACGACGCGTAG
- a CDS encoding PGF-CTERM sorting domain-containing protein, giving the protein MARVPTHPDGRAAVAAAFAVVAGLLAVGLLVGPAVVGATMASTGPAVSEEAYAEPVPEPGDPYFEAAANDGSWISYINPRDEYRSPYLGDGSGKICVALFNEAGEPIAGETVPNTTVTVPTGDTIGWHTRADPMVVEYPLTDNYERPLDADQFGTTSDLPQGDGYLDSHCIEVHGLPEDETVEYGEAEVDGEHADRIEVVGYVQQAHDTWDTDVDPVEDAEPYENAGGWTYEPDGSHGQAVVVLQLTGGEDGEIGNGENVTDQDDETSTESESSDDENSTNQEGGQAAESGGADDVPGFGAAAAVIALSLALLVGYRR; this is encoded by the coding sequence ATGGCCCGCGTACCTACCCACCCGGACGGCCGCGCCGCCGTCGCCGCTGCCTTCGCCGTGGTCGCCGGACTCCTCGCGGTCGGTCTCCTCGTCGGTCCCGCGGTCGTCGGGGCGACGATGGCGAGCACCGGTCCCGCCGTCTCCGAAGAGGCCTACGCCGAACCCGTGCCGGAGCCGGGAGATCCGTACTTCGAAGCGGCGGCGAACGACGGTAGCTGGATCAGCTACATCAACCCGCGCGACGAGTACCGCAGTCCGTACCTCGGCGACGGCTCCGGGAAGATCTGCGTCGCGCTGTTCAACGAGGCGGGCGAACCGATCGCCGGCGAGACCGTCCCGAACACGACCGTCACGGTGCCGACCGGGGACACGATCGGATGGCACACGCGGGCGGATCCGATGGTCGTCGAGTACCCGCTGACGGACAACTACGAGCGACCGCTCGATGCCGACCAGTTCGGGACGACGTCCGATCTGCCCCAGGGGGACGGCTACCTGGATTCTCACTGCATCGAGGTACACGGCCTGCCCGAGGACGAGACGGTCGAGTACGGCGAGGCCGAGGTCGACGGTGAGCACGCCGATCGAATCGAGGTCGTCGGCTACGTGCAGCAGGCACACGACACGTGGGACACCGACGTCGATCCGGTCGAAGACGCCGAGCCCTACGAGAACGCCGGCGGCTGGACGTACGAACCCGACGGCTCGCACGGCCAGGCGGTCGTCGTTCTCCAGCTAACGGGCGGCGAGGACGGCGAGATCGGCAACGGCGAGAACGTCACCGATCAGGATGACGAGACGTCGACGGAATCCGAGTCGTCGGACGACGAGAACAGCACGAACCAGGAGGGCGGTCAGGCCGCTGAATCGGGCGGCGCGGACGACGTGCCCGGATTCGGCGCCGCGGCGGCCGTGATCGCGCTGTCGCTGGCGCTACTCGTCGGGTATCGACGGTGA
- a CDS encoding thioredoxin family protein encodes MDDRTPKPGRLEDGADLDEFVERNDLALVEFYTKGCERCNAMEPVLGNVARVTDVAIGLLNPGNDITLVDRFDIRSVPTLVLFEGGSETGRMAEGFQGTETVVSFVDEHAPEAVETK; translated from the coding sequence ATGGACGATCGAACCCCGAAACCGGGACGACTCGAGGACGGTGCGGATCTCGACGAGTTCGTCGAGCGAAACGACCTCGCGCTCGTCGAGTTCTACACCAAGGGCTGCGAGCGATGTAATGCGATGGAGCCGGTACTCGGAAACGTTGCGCGCGTAACCGACGTCGCTATCGGGCTGCTCAACCCCGGCAACGACATCACGCTCGTCGATCGGTTCGATATCAGGTCCGTTCCGACGCTCGTGCTCTTCGAGGGCGGCTCCGAGACCGGCCGGATGGCGGAGGGGTTCCAGGGAACGGAGACCGTCGTCTCCTTTGTAGACGAACACGCACCCGAGGCCGTCGAAACGAAGTAA